A stretch of the Bacteroidota bacterium genome encodes the following:
- the rfaD gene encoding ADP-glyceromanno-heptose 6-epimerase, which translates to MYIVTGAAGFIGSAIVWQLNREGITDILIVDTLGSDEKWKNLVNLQYRDFIDKTEFIKKIEDRVHFGNVEAIIHMGANSSTTERNADHLVENNYRYTKVLAEYCLARDIRFVYASSAATYGDGELGFDDTDENCLKIKPLNMYGYSKNMFDQWAYLTGNLKKIAGVKYFNVYGPNESHKGDMRSVVHKAYGQIRDTGLVTLFKSLHPAYKDGEQMRDFVYVKDAVNMTLHLVRNPDQNGLFNLGQGKARTWNDLVGAIFSAMGLEPNIVYIDMPDYLAPKYQYFTEADISKIRKSGYTAPLYSLEEGVADYVKNYLLPGKFLGE; encoded by the coding sequence ATGTATATAGTTACTGGTGCTGCCGGATTTATAGGCAGCGCAATAGTCTGGCAGTTGAACCGTGAAGGTATAACTGACATCCTCATAGTCGATACTCTCGGCAGCGATGAGAAGTGGAAAAACCTTGTAAACCTGCAATATCGTGACTTTATCGATAAAACAGAGTTCATAAAAAAAATAGAAGACCGTGTACATTTCGGCAATGTTGAGGCGATAATTCACATGGGTGCGAATTCTTCCACCACAGAAAGAAATGCCGACCATCTTGTGGAAAATAACTATCGTTACACCAAAGTGCTCGCAGAATACTGTCTGGCGAGAGATATCAGATTCGTTTATGCCTCATCGGCAGCCACTTATGGCGACGGTGAACTCGGTTTCGATGACACCGACGAAAACTGCCTTAAAATAAAACCTCTGAACATGTACGGTTATTCAAAAAACATGTTCGATCAGTGGGCTTATCTGACCGGAAATTTGAAAAAAATTGCCGGGGTGAAATACTTCAATGTTTACGGACCGAATGAATCGCACAAAGGTGATATGCGAAGTGTTGTTCACAAGGCTTACGGACAGATAAGAGATACCGGATTGGTCACCCTTTTCAAATCCCTCCATCCGGCTTATAAGGACGGGGAACAGATGCGCGACTTTGTTTATGTGAAGGATGCCGTAAACATGACACTCCATCTTGTCAGGAACCCCGACCAAAACGGATTGTTTAATTTGGGGCAGGGAAAGGCGAGAACATGGAATGATCTTGTAGGAGCAATTTTTAGCGCAATGGGTTTGGAACCAAACATTGTATATATTGACATGCCGGATTATCTTGCTCCAAAATACCAGTATTTTACAGAAGCTGATATCTCCAAAATCAGGAAGTCGGGTTACACGGCACCACTGTATTCTCTTGAAGAAGGTGTTGCAGATTATGTGAAAAACTATCTGTTGCCGGGTAAATTTCTGGGAGAGTAG